In Rana temporaria chromosome 3, aRanTem1.1, whole genome shotgun sequence, a single window of DNA contains:
- the LOC120933670 gene encoding beta-1,3-galactosyltransferase 5-like, translating into MRSKGIFICASLFCTVTFLMVRWFMCLDPTPAGMLLPIMRQSVTLLNDTHTYHLNLARFEAEFPYLQSYRCTLIQEPNQEEQETTNQKLLILAVKSQPGAGTMRSELRKTWAKEREINGYRIEPIFLLGKTDVEEHMEMSKRESQEYGDILQWDMTEGHHNLSLKERCFLEWLYLKSPQVDHIFKVDEDEFVNPDVIVQYITEYGSPDTIHGFYQHRPLVMRETKYSITKTLYPQKRYPGFVSGGGFLFPGASVNGLYMASLLLPVFPLDDVYFGFLTVAADLSIRHDSRFYVDGLEYDVCRYKKALVVHGIDEENMARIWQEVQSGECPKVESHTKLTDRRTDMELAQTGEINIPQYED; encoded by the exons ATGAGAAGTAAAGGAATCTTTATATGCGCCTCCTTATTCTGCACTGTGACTTTTCTGATGGTGAGATGGTTCATGTGCCTTGACCCAACACCAGCCGGAATGCTGCTCCCCATAATGAGGCAGTCAGTAACCCTGTTAAATGACACTCACACTTATCATCTCAACCTAGCCAGGTTTGAGGCGGAGTTCCCCTACCTACAGAGTTACCGTTGCACACTCATCCAGGAGCCAAACCAAGAGGAACAGGAAACAACCaaccaaaaactgctgatcttggCGGTTAAATCCCAACCCGGTGCTGGGACAATGAGGTCAGAATTGCGAAAGACTTGggctaaagagagagagataaacgGATACAGAATTGAACCGATATTCTTGTTGGGAAAGACAGATGTGGAAGAACATATGGAAATGTCCAAACGTGAGAGCCAAGAGTACGGTGACATTTTACAATGGGACATGACCGAAGGACACCATAACTTGTCCTTGAAAGAACGCTGCTTCTTGGAGTGGCTGTATCTGAAGTCACCACAAGTGGATCACATTTTTAAAG TTGACGAAGATGAATTTGTGAACCCAGACGTGATTGTACAGTATATTACAGAGTATGGATCCCCAGATACAATTCATGGTTTTTACCAACATAGGCCACTTGTCATGCGTGAGACCAAATACAGCATCACAAAGACTCTGTACCCTCAGAAACGTTATCCAGGTTTTGTCTCCGGTGGCGGTTTTCTGTTCCCAGGAGCCTCAGTGAATGGTCTCTACATGGCCTCCCTGCTTTTGCCTGTATTCCCATTGGACGACGTATATTTTGGATTTCTCACTGTGGCGGCTGATCTAAGCATTCGACATGACAGTCGCTTCTACGTGGACGGATTAGAGTACGATGTGTGTAGGTACAAAAAAGCACTGGTGGTCCATGGCATTGATGAAGAAAACATGGCGCGGATATGGCAGGAAGTACAGAGTGGCGAATGCCCCAAGGTCGAAAGTCACACCAAGCTGACAGACAGACGTACAGACATGGAACTGGCACAAACCGGGGAAATAAACATTCCTCAATACGAGGACTAA